The following nucleotide sequence is from Roseovarius indicus.
GACCATCACCAATAGCGGTGCCGAAGTGACCAACCCGAACCGCAATGTCGGCCGGGCCATCGTTGCATCCATCGGCATCTGCGTTATCGTTTATCTTCTGGTCGCCTTCGCCGTCGGCTCCAGCCTTAGCCTTGAAGAGATCATCGCCGCAAAAGACTATGCCCTTGCTGAGGCCGCAGGGCCAACCTTGGGCCGAACGGGGTTTTACTTGACCGTTCTTCTCGCCATCGTCGCGACGTCCTCAGGACTAATCGCAAGCATTTTTGCGGTCTCCCGAATGCTTGCCATGCTGACCGACATGAAACTGATCCCCCACAGCCACTTTGGTATGCCGGGTGCGATCCGAGACCATACTTTGGTCTACACCGTGGTAATCGCCAGTTTCCTAGCGGTATTCTTCGACCTCAGCCGGATCGCCTCACTTGGTGCGTTCTTCTATCTGGTGATGGACATCGTCATCCATTGGGGCGTGTTCCGGCACCTGCGACAGGAAATCGGCGCCGTGGGGGCCGTTCTGCTTAGCGCGATCGCGCTCGACATCGTCGTGCTGGCGGCGTTCACCGCGCTGAAGTGGAAGAGTGATCCATTGATCGTGCTGGTCTCCATCGGGATGATGGTCGCTGTCTTTGCCTTCGTGGGGCTGTTTTTGCGCCATCGTCCACCACAAGAGGCTCAATCCGAATCTCACTCGCAAATGTAGGACAACAGACGATGCTGACCGCCGTCCTTCCGTTTCCCGACATCGGCCACGAAGTCTTTTCGGTCGATTTTTGGGGTTTTCACCTCGCGCTGCGCTGGTACGCGCTCGCTTACATCGTTGGCATCGTAATAGGTTGGCGAATTTGCGTTCGGACCGTCAGGCGTCCTGCGCTCTGGTTGGATGCTGGGCCACCTATGAAGCCCGCGCAACTGGACGATCTGCTCACGTGGATCATCCTCGGTGTCATCTTGGGCGGACGCCTTGGCTACGTTCTGTTCTATCAGCCGCAATACTACTTGCAAAACCCCCTGGAGATCCTGATGGTCTGGCAAGGCGGCATGTCCTTCCATGGTGGGTTTCTCGGGGTGACGGTCGCCGGGCTTGTCTTCTGTATCCGCCAGCGCGCGTCGTTTCTTGGGACTGCGGACCTTTTGGCTCTGGCCGCGCCACCGGGGTTGTTGCTCGGACGTCTCGCCAATTTCACCAATAACGAGCTTTGGGGCCGGCCGACTGACGTTCCCTGGGCGGTGATCTTCCCGGGAGAGGCCGCGCAAGCCTGCCCAGGCGTAGTGGGGCTATGTGCGCGGCACCCTTCGCAGCTCTACGAAGCGTTGCTCGAAGGAGTGGTGCTGGGCATCCTGCTGCTGGTTCTGGCATGGCGAAAGGGTTGGCTGAAAAGGCCTGGTGCCCTGACAGGGGTGTTCCTTGCGGGCTATGGCATGTCGCGGGCCTTCGTCGAGTTCTTCAGGCAGCCGGATATGCAATTCGTGAGTGAGGATAACCCAATCGGACACGCCCTGCATTTCGGAACCTGGGGACTAACGATGGGGCAGGCGTTGTCTCTGCCAATGATCTTTGCCGGACTGGCATTGATCTGGTGGGCTTTTCGCATGCAAAAGCGAGATCCCGACCAAAAGACAACCGAGACAGTGTAAGTTTCGATCCGCTCGAACGTATGTAATGAAACGCTGCGCGCCATTTATCCCAAAACGAGAATCAAGTCATCCGACAGTGAAAGTTCCGGAATATGAAGGTTCTCTGGTGCGGGTCCCTTTCTGATGCGTCCGGCGGTGTCATAATGTGAACCGTGGCAAGGGCAGAACCAACCTCCAAAATCGCCGGAGCCGTTTCCAAGCGGAACGCATCCCAGATGGGTGCAAACGCCAATCATGACCAAATACTCTTCGCGGCCAGGAACTGCCCGGTGCTCATCGGTCGCCGCCACGTCCCCGTCGAAGTTGGGATTTCTTGCGATCGCATCCGGTAGGTCGGCGACATTTTCGGAACGCGCCGCAGCAATTTCCTCTTCGGTTCGATAGCGGATGAACACCGGTTTTCCCCGCCACTTGACAGTGAGCTGTGTGCCAGGTGTCAGCTCGGAAATATCCACGCGGATATTGAGCAAAGCCCTGACATCAGCAGCAGGGTTCATCTGGTTAACCAGCGGCCAGATCGCCGCGCCCGTGACTACGGCCCCTGCTCCGGCAGTTGCAAAATATAGGAAATCGCGTCGCTCTGTATGGTCAATAGACTTTGTCATGACTTTTTTTAGGGGACTTCAGCAGTGGAAGCTCAAGCAGATCTTTGTAACAGACTGTATCGCTACCGGCCGGAACGGTATTGCGGGGGTTTTCGTGGCAAGGTAACGCATCGTGATTGACAAGCTCAGATATCGCGACTGGTTGTCTCGGCATTTTCTTCGGCGTCCAAACCGGCAAGATCCCAGACATCTACGCGACTGCCTTCGACGACGACATTGATGTAAGCGGGGTCTAGCCTGGCCATCGCGCTTGCGTGGCTTGCCACCATTGGCGCGGTGGCCTCCTCCAAGGTCGTCTCGGAAGTCGCGGTAATAACATTTGTCGTCAAGACATCTTGCGCCTGCATTGCTTTCTCCCTTTTCACATTCGGCGTGAGAGATGGCCTTTGAGGTTTGATGTAAACGTATTTCAATCGTGAGGCACTCCCAGCATTTCGGCGTCCGCATGGTCCATCAGCAACTGTATGAGTTCGGGTATATCCGCTGCAGAGAGCTTGGTCTGCTCTTCGGGGTCGTGGACAAACGCAATAATATCGGCCAATTCCTGACCTGATAGATTGATCACATCGCCCAGTTCATAGCGCTGCATCATCACCATGCTTTCAGCGCCGCGCCACATGCGCGCGGCAAAGTCGAAGGGGTTCATAGGCTGGTCCATGAATCTGGCGTCCAGCGGCGGTGCATTTTTGCCCCCAACACCGTTCACCGAGTGGCAAACAACACATGCTTTCGAAACGAATAAAAGGCGGCCGTTGGTAGGATCCATAGGGGGAAAGATCAGTCCGGAGGCCATTTTCGTGTCTGGCATTATAGCTGTATGAGACGTGGCCTTGGCCCGCGTATGCGCGGAAGCGATTGCAATGGCAATTGCGACTGCGCCGAACGCCCCAATACGAAACCGATGTACCTTCACCTGTTTCTACCACCGACCCTACTCGAAACTTGTGTTCCTGCGGCCCCCTCTATGATCTGTGCCGCGTCCTTTAATCTTCCGATACCTGCTAATCCACCGGAAGCAGCAAATGTTGCAGCCGCCGCTAGTTTTGGGGCCATTGACCCTGCGGGTGCATCGAATTGCAGGGCGTCCTGCGGCCGTAGCCACTTTACCTTCGTGGCTATGTCCGTTCCAAAATCCCTGTAGACGGCATCGACATCTGTCAGCAGTAGAAAGACGTCTGCCCCCAGCGACTTGGCGAGCACAGCGCTTGACGCGTCCTTATCGACGACCGCCTCGATCCCGGTCAGACTACCATCATCCTGCCGGATCACCGGAATCCCGCCGCCGCCGGTGCAGATAACCACCACTTCCGCATCGAGCAGCAACCGGATGACGCCGGTATCGGGAATTTCTTGCGGAGCGGGCGAGGCGACGACGCGTCGCCACTTAGCGCCGTCTTGCGACATCGTCCATCCATTTGCATCGGCAATGGTCTGTGCCTGCTGGCGATCATAAACCGGCCCCACGAACTTTGTCGGTTCGCCGAACGCCGGATCGTTGCGGTCTACCACGACCTGGGTCAGCAATGTGGCGACCGGTCGGTCGTGGTCCAGGACATTCTCAAGCTCCTGTTCGATCATGTAGCCGATCATTCCGGCTGTCTCCGCACCCAGAACATCCAGCGGATAACCATCGTCAGTAGGGTTTTGAAGCGCTAGCAGCCCGACTTGTGGACCATTGCCGTGTGTGATGACCAATTGGTGCCCCGCGTGCAGTATGTCGGCGAGGGCCCGCGCCGCGACCTGCGCGTTGTCTCGCTGGTTACTTGCGGTCATGGGCTGTCCGCGTTTCAGAAGGGCATTACCCCCGAGGGCTGCGACGACCAGCATGGCTCAGTTCCCCAATGTGGCGACGAGGACGGCCTTGATGGTGTGCAATCGGTTTTCCGCCTGATCGAAAACAATGGAGGCCGGACCTTCAAACACCTCCTCCGTCACTTCCATCGCCGTAATGTCGAAATGCCTGGCAATCTCGGCGCCGACCTCGGTCTCGTCACTGTGGAACGCCGGCAGGCAATGCATGAATTTGGTGTGCGGATTGCCGGTTTGCGCCATTACCTGCTTTGTCACCTGGTAAGGTTTGAGCAGTTCTATCCGCTCAGCCCATTTTTCTTTTGGCTCGCCCATCGAGACCCAAACATCAGTGTAAATGAAGTCGACACCCTGCGTTGCGTCGTCTACCGCGTCGGTCAGCATCAGCCGAGCACCGGTTTGATCAGCAATTTCTGAGGCTTCGCCGCGAATTTCTTCCGTTGGCCAGAGGTTTTCCGGGGCACACAAACGCACGTCCATGCCCATCTTGGCCCCACCGATCAGCAGGCTGTCACCCATGTTGTTCCCAGCGTCGCCCAGAAAGGCAAAGGCGATTTGCTTGAGCGGCTTGTCCGAGTGCTCCTGCATGGTCAGGAAATCCGCGAGGATCTGGGTCGGGTGAAACTCGTCCGTCAGGCCGTTGTAGACCGGCACGCCCGCATATTGCGCAAGCGTCTCGACAATGGGCTGTCCGAAACCACGATATTCGATTGCGTCATAGACCCGCCCCAGGACGCGGGCGGTATCCTTGACGGTCTCTTTCTTGCCCAGATGCGATCCCGACGGCCCGAGATAGGTGACATGCGCGCCCTGATCGTGGGCCGCCACTTCGAAGCCCACGCGCGTGCGGGTGCTGTCCTTCTCGAAGATCAGCGCGATTTCCTTGCCGGTCAGGCGCGGCACCTCGTAGCCGCTGTACTTGGCGGCCTTAAGATCGGCCGAGAGTTTCAGTAGAAAGGCGATCTCCTCCGAGCTGAAATCGCGCAGCGTCAGGAAATGGCGGTTTCTCAGATTGTAGGACATGGGATTTCCTTTCCTCAGAGGGGGTCCCGGATGGTGGGGCAGCTCATGCAGTGGCTGCCGCCACGCCCCCGGCCGAGCTCGGCCCCGGGAATGGCCAGCACTTCGATGCCGGCCTTCTCGAGCGCAGCATTGGTGTCGTCGTTGCGGTCGTAGCCGATCACAACGCCCGGCGAGAGCGCCAGCACGTTGTTGCCGTCGTTCCACTGCTCGCGCGACTGCTCGGCTGCGTCCGCGCCGCCCGTGGGGACCAGGCGGAGTTCCTTGAAACCCAGAACCTCGGCCGTGATCTCGAACAGGTGCCGGGCATCCCGCCGGATATCGAGCGGCGCCTTTCCTTCGCCGGGGCGCAGGTCATAGCAGGTGATCGCGTCGGCCACTTCCTTGAACGTGGTCACGACATCCCCCCCGCAATGGGTAAAAACGGTATCCAGATGCATCGCCGCGCGCGACCGCGGCATCTGACAGGCGATGACGCGCTGCACGTCGCCGCTGGCGAATAATGCCTCGGCAAGCTGTCCGACAGCCTGGGGCGTCGAGCGTTCGCCCATACCGACCATGACCACGCCGTGCCCGATTGGCATGATGTCCCCGCCCTCTAGCGTGGCCGCACCGAAATCCCGCGTCGGATCGCCGAACCAGACCCGCGCCTTGCCCGCAAAGGTCGGATGAAACCGGTAGACTGCCGCCATTAGTAGCGTCTCGGGTCGGCGCGCCGCGAAATGCATCGGGTTTAGCGACACACCACCATAGACCCAGGCGGAATTGTCGCGAGTGAAAATGAAATTCGGCAGTGGCGGGAGCACAAAACCGTGCTGTCCTAGATAGCTACCGAACATGCCTGAAGGGGTGAAGGGCAGATCATCTACCGTGAACCCGCCAACGAGGTAGCGAGCAAGATCTTCTCCGGGCAATTCTTCCATCCAGGCGCGCAAATCGTCGCGCATACCTACGCCAACATCGTTACGGGTGATGCGATGGTCCAGAACCCAAGCACGCGCGTCTGCAATATCCAGCGTTTCGGCGAGCAGGTTCATCGCGTCTAAGACTTCGACCCCCCCCTCGCGCATGATCGCCGAGAAGACATCGTGATCGCGGATCGCCTGCTTGACCCAGAAGACATCGTCGAACAGCAGTTCCTCGCGATTGTCCGGGGTCAGGCGCCGATGGGCGAGGCCGGGTGGCGAGACGATAACCTGCCGCAGCTTGCCGGTTTCGGAATGAACGCCAAGAGCATGATCGATCATGGAAGGTCTCCTTCGATCTAGAGGGTCGCGGCAACGCTGAGCGCGGCCATGATGAAAATCGCGAGGATCAGCAGGAGCGGCCAAACAAAAACCACCCAGCGGTCGAAGGACACGCGGCCGATCGCCAGACCGCCAATTACGACCGCCGAGGTCGGCGTGATAAGATTCACGAGGCCGCTCGCCGATTGATAGGCTGTCACCACAAGATCACGGCTGACACTGGCAAAATCCCCCAAAGGGGCCAGGATCGGCATCGACAGGACCGCGAGCCCCGAAGACGACGGCACCAGAAAGCTCATCCCGATCTCGATCCAGAGCATCAGATTGATGAAGGCAATCTCGGATAGGCCACCCAACGTGTCTGCGGCGCTGTTGAGGATAGTGTCGGCGATTAAGCCCTGTTCCATGATCACTACGATTCCGCGTGCCAAGCCGATCACCAGCGCCACGCCAAGCAGGTCTTTCGCCCCGTCGACAAAAGCAGAGGTCAGTTTCTTCTCCCCCATCCGCGCGACCAGGCCTACGACGATGGCCATGCCGAAGAAGAGCGCCCCCATCCGTGCCATCCACCAACCCTGGCTCGACACGCCCCAGATCATCACCGCGAAGGTGGCGAAGAAAAGGACCAGCACCAGCTTCTGAGTTCCTGTCAGCTTCGGTTCGGTGAATTCAGCATCGTCAGCGCCCAGAAATATCCGACGATGTGCATCGTGCTGCTTGGCGACCACCGAGCGGGACGGATCGGCCTTCACCTTTGAGGCGTAGCGCATCACGTAGGCGATGCATGTCAGAAGCCCGCCGATCAGGATGACCAGCCGCAACGCCATGCCCTGGGTAAAGGGTATCCCCGCCGCGTTAGATGCGATTACGGTTGCAAACGGGTTGATCGTGGAGCCGAGGGTGCCGATGCCCGCCCCGATCAGGATGATCGCGACGCCGGTAACGGCGTCAAATCCCGCGGCTATGACTACCGGGATCAGCAGCGCATAAAAAGCCAGTGTTTCCTCGGCCATACCATAGGTCGTGCCGCCCAAGGCGAACAGTGACATCAGGATCGGGATCATCCAGATCTCGCGCCCCTTCATGCGCCCCATGGCTGTTTGGATACCAGTATCGATGGCTTTGGTGGCGTTCACCACACCCAGAAACCCGCCGAGCAGGAGCACAAACAACGCAACGTCGATCGCATTGGCCGCATAGCTGTCCGGATCGTAGAACCCGGCGACGGGCGCAAGCATCACATCGACGAAACCCTGCGGATTGGGCTCGACCGTCTGATAGGTGCCCGGCACCGCGATCTCGCGTCCGACCTCTTCGTTCATCGCGCGATCATATTGCCCCGCAGGAATGATCCATGTGAGCGTCGCGACAATGACGATCAGACCGAACAGGATTGTGTAAGCCGTCGGAAACCATGACGCCATACCATCAGTGTGTGCTTCCCTATCGGTTGGATTGTCGGACATGGGTTCACTCCCGTTTTGTCATTGAGTTGCGTCATGTGTCTGCGTGAGATTTGGCAAGAAGGCGGGAACACGCGCGGCATAGGCGTCGAACCTGGCCCCAAACGAGGCCCGGGTTTCCCGCTCCTCTGCGCGAGCAAGCCGCACGTACATCCAGATCAACACCGGATACATTGCCAGTGTCAGCAATGTCGGCCACTGGACCAGAAAGCCGGTCAAAACGAGGATGAAGCCCACGTATTGCGGATGTCGGACTCGCGAATAGGGACCACTGGTAGCCAGCGTACCGTTCCGTTGGGCTTGGTAGAGCACTCGCCAGGCAGCCGAGATCATCCAGAATCCAAGCCCGATCAGAACGAAGCTCAGGATGTGGAAAGGGCCAAAATGCGGGTTGGTCTGCCAGCCGAAGAGCATTTCCGGAAGGTGGCCGGCATCGTGCGAAAACCAGTCAATGCCCGGATATGAGGTCTGCAACCAACCGGACAGCAGGTAAATCGTGAGAGGAAAGCCATACATTTCAGTAAACAGCGCAACGAGAAACGCGCTGAAAGCTCCAAAGCTGCGCCAGTCGCGCGCCGTTTGCGGCTTGAAGAAGCTGAATGCAAACATGATGAAAATGGCCGCATTCAGCAGGGCAAATATCCACAGCCCATATCCTGGATCATGCATCATGACTTGTCACCTCCGCCATGACCCCCGTGCCCGCCATGCATGAAGAGATGCATTACGACGCATCCAAGAAGAAGCAGCGCGAGAAACCCATTGCCGCCGAAAATATGGACACGATGTTCGAATGCGAGGAGGAACGCTCCAATCCCCAGAGCAATCAGAAGAAAGACGCCTGTGCGAGATTTCCAAAAGCCCTTTTCCTGATTGTCGTGGTTATGATTATGCTCAGTCATTTACTTTGATCCTGTTGCTGTCGAAGGGAGAAATTGTCTGCCGTCATTGGCTCAGAACTTCAGTCGTCTCAGCCTCAAGGAGTTCAGCACAACCGACAGCGATGACGCACTCATCGCGAAAGCGGCGAAGATGGGGCCGATCAGGATGCCGAAGAATGGATAGAGTACGCCCGCGGCGATCGGCACGCCCGAGGCGTTGTAGATAAGCGCGAAGAACAGGTTCTGGCGGATGTTGCGCATCGTGGCGTGGCTCAGTTTTCGGGCTCGCACGATGCCGTCGAGATTGCCCTTGACCAATGTGAACCCCGCGCTTTCGATGGCCACATCCGCTCCCGTGCCCATCGCGATTCCAACATCTGCCTGGGCAAGTGCGGGGGCGTCATTGACCCCATCGCCGGCCATGGCGACCTTTCGGCTCTGTTTTTGCAGCTCGCGGATAATACGCGCTTTGTCCTCGGGCAGTACATCAGCGCGAATCTCATCAATGCCGAGGCGGCTAGCGACGGCCTGCGCGGTGCGCTCGTTGTCGCCGGTCGCCATGATGATCCGAAATCCTTGTTCATGTAGCGCCTTGAGGGCCGCGGGAGTAGTTTCCTTGACCGGGTCAGCGACGCTGACCAATCCGGCAATCGTGCCATCCAGTACGATGAACATTACGGTCTCGCCTTCGTCGCGCCGCGCGTTGGCGGTGTCGACCAGCGCGCCGCTATCCAGTCCCATGTCGTGGATCAGTGCTGCATTGCCAAGCGCAACCGACTTGCCGTCGACGCGGCCTTTGACGCCCTTGCCGGTCACCGCTTCGAAGTCCTCGGCCTTGGTGAAATCGACACCGCGCTCCTCTGCCCCGCGCACGATGGCCTCGGCCAACGGGTGTTCTGAGCCGCGCTCCAGCGATGCGGCCAAGCGCAAGACTTCGGCCTCGTCATGTCCTTCCTCGGGCAGCACCGCGACCAGTTTGGGCTTCCCTTCGGTCAGCGTACCAGTCTTGTCCACTATCAGAGTGTCGATCTTTTCAAACCGCTCCAGCGCTTCGGCGTTCTTGATCAGCACGCCCATCTGCGCACCCGTGCCCGTGGCGGTCATGATCGACATTGGCGTGGCAAGACCAAGCGCACAGGGACAGGCGATGATCAGCACAGCCACAGCCGAGACGAGGCCATAGGCCATTGCGGGATCAGGCCCCCAGATCGACCAGACGATGAAAGACACGATTGCGACGGCGATGACCGCTGGCACGAACATCCCCGCGACCTGATCGGCGTATTTCTGGATCGGCGCACGGCTGCGCTGTGCGTTGGCAACCATCTGCACGATCTGGGAAAGCATTGTATCCGCCCCGATGCGCGTGGCCTCGATGACCAGGCTGCCGGTGCCGTTGATCGTGGCCCCGGTAACGGGTTCGCCCGCGACCTTCTCGACGGGGACGGGTTCTCCGGAAATCATCGACTCGTCCACCGAGGAGCGGCCTTCGACCACCACACCATCGACCGGAACCTTGTCGCCCGGGCGCACGCGAATGTGATCGCCCAGCTGCACCTGGTCCAACTCGATTTCCTCTTCGGTGCCGTCGGGGCGGATCACCAGCGCCGTCTTGGCGGCCATGTCCAGCAAGGCCCGGATCGCCTTGCCGGTGCCTTCGCGGGCGCGCAGTTCCATCACCTGGCCCAGCAGAACCAGCGTTACGATCACCGCGGCGGCCTCGAAATAGACGCCGACGTTTCCGTTCTCGTCGCGGAACCCGGCCGGGAAAATCTGCGGCGCGATGACCGCGATGATACTGAAGATATACGCCGCACCTACACCCATCGAAATCAGGCTGAACATGTTGAGGTTCATCGTCCGGAACGACTGATAGCCGCGCACAAAGAATGGCCAACCCGACCAAAGGATCACGGGAGTTGCAAGCGCGAGCTCAAACCATAGTGAGGTGCGTTTGCCCAGCAGTTCCATGAAATATGTGAAACCCACGAAAGGACCCATCGCTAAAACGAGAACGGGGATCGTCAGCACGGCACCAGCCCAGAATCGACGGGTAAAGTCGACCAGTTCGGGATTCGGGCCATCATCCTCAAGGCTGACTGTTTCAGGCTCCAACCCCATGCCGCAGATCGGGCAGGATCCGGGGCCAGGATGGCGTACCTGCGCATGCATTGGGCACGTATAGACAGTGCCGTTGAAACCCTCCGGCACGGTGTCATAGTCGCCGTTCTTCACCCCGACAGTTGCGGCGCCATGCGCATGGGCGTGCCCAGAATGATCATGATGCCCTTGCTGCCCAACGTCACCTTCGGGCACTAGGAACATGCCGCATTTGGGACATTTCCCTTCCTCGGCGCTACGCACTTCGGGGTGCATCGAGCAGGTATAGACCGTGCCGGTATAGCCGTCTGGTACCATGTCATAGCTCTCGTCACCCTCTCTTTGCCTGCCGCCCCGGCCTTTCGTCACGTTCATCCTGCGTCCTTTCCTGTTCGCGATTGGCTCGTCACTATTGGATCGATGTAACCGACGCCCCCAACGCGCAGGGACGATGACCACAAGGTGGCTTCTGGGGGCAATCTTGTAGGGTTGTCATGCCTTCGCCTTGCGCGAAAAGAAGTTGAACGCCGGTACGAAAATCACGGCAATGTACCAGCCATAGGCGAAGCTCTCGACCAGCCCCAGAAAGACGCTTGGCCAGCTGATCCAAGTCACGCCGGGCAGAAGTGGCAGCCAGGCCTGATACATGGTGGCGGCCGGGAATATCAGGCCGAAGATAACGCACAGCACGAAGCTGATCGCCAGCAGAGTCCCAAGGGCCATTCCTAAGGGATAGATACGAACCGATTTGAAATCTGACATGATTTCTCCTTCCAAACCTTTCAAAGCTGCCTCGTTGAGGCGATGACTGCACCCACAGCCGAAGGGCTGTCACGAAGATTCCTGTATCGTTTTGTCACAATGTGCGCCCAAAAATGGCGTCCGATGTGTGATCTCGTTCGAGGGCAACCGGGATGGCTATCTCGCGATTTCGCCATGAGTAGGACGAATGGACGAAAAGCAGGGCACAGGAACCCGCAAAAACGCTAATTATGATCATGGCTATGAAACCTTTCTCTTGACGTATGTTGAACAGCTACTGATCTGTCCTTCTCGCTACGCGAGGCCGTGTCGCAACTGATCTCAATTTTTGCTGCAGCAGCATTTCCCCAAGGGTGCAACAGACGATCTGGCCTTGGGTCGGACTTCGGTAGCTGTGTTGACGGAACTGCCGCCACAGCACCCACCGGACTTTGCGGTTTGGGTTTGAGATTCATCGTTTTGGATGGATTTCTGAGCCATCTTGGTCTCCTTCAATCATGGTTTCATATTGGAGACGCCCACTACGACATTCCATTACAGGAAAATCGGTGAATTCCGCGACCCATCCGCCAGGTCACGCCGCTCCGATCATCAGCAACAAATCGGACTCGAGGCTATAGGGCGTAACGCCGAGATTTCGCGGTACGGGACCTTTTCCAATTCAACCCGACTGATCGCACTGCTATCAGTGGCACGCGCAAAACCACTCGCCGAACTCTCCAACGCTAGGGCCATCCTGACCCACCGGCAGACCCCCCAAATAGGTGGTGCACGCTCGAACCACGATTAACCCTTCACCGCCCTCCAGAGCCGATCTGTTCTGATTAATCGCTGTCAACTCCTAGTCGACGGTGGGGGTTTCCTTTACGTCGTCAATCGGGTCAACGAGCTGATCCAGAACTGTCGCTCGCGCCTCAGCGATCATCGCAGGCTAACGCCGCCATATAAAGACAGGATCTCCCGCCCAGTTAAACGCGCTCCCGGGTCCTATAGTAGCGTCCGTTAAATCGACGACACTGGTTGATTGGCTGATGATATCGGCCGAAGGGTTCATGTATTTGATCAGCGCCCAGGCAGCAGGACCCATTGCGACTACTCCCGCAACTGCAGTGGCGTAGTTGAGAAAGTCTTGCCAACGGTTACGTATGAGACATCAATTGTCTCTTTTTAAACCGGAGACCGTACTCCCCGACGCTTTATGTTGGTCGATTTCAAGACTGCCGTTAGCCGCAGTGCTGTTCTTTTGGTTTTTGCTGCTATCAGACTGCTCGTTCCGTAGCTTTGAATTGCTGGGCTCATTTGAAACAAAAGGACACGGTCTGTCGGCATCCAGCAGTAGAACTACGAGTTCGGTTGCCATATCGCGACGTAGTCCGGCAAGGAGGTAGGCGCAGTCCTTGGGTCCGAGGCCCAGAATTCTGGCCGCTTCAACCAGACTCTGGCCGTCACCTTCGATCCGTCGAAAGAGTTCTTGGGAAATCGGCGCATCGGCATGGTGCGAATGCGATGCGCATGCGCAGCCCATCCGGTGAACGAGACTAAACAACTCCGTTGAGGAGGCGAGGCGCCTATGGATTGCCGGATCCGATGTATTGTCCTCTCCGCTGATCATTTTGGTGTCTCCCGCCATGATGCCCGGATATGGGCTTTCACGGAAGTCGACGCTTCCTAGCAGAAACCATTACAAGCTTGGCCTATTCACCCAGCATTAGTTGGATGCGTCCTTGGGAGCACAGTGGGTCTGATCCTCGGGGTTTTCGCAGCCGATTGGAGGGCAGTAGCAGTCATCCCAACCTGTCTTGCAACACTTGCCACAATGACCCGTCAGCGCATCGCGCAAGGCCGCGCGGGCACGATGCAGACGCACGCCAAGAGCGTTGCGGGTCAGGCCCATGTCGACGGCGACCGCGGCACGATCCTCCTCCCCGAAGTCGATCCGACGAATCAATTCGGCATCTGCATCCCGCAGCGCCGGGATCAGACCATCCACGCAACGGCAAAATTGCGCCATCTGTGCGGGGGCATCATCAGCCAGTGCCTCGGGTTCACAGCCATACGCTTCGGTCAGGCGCCCGCGGCGAGCCACCTTACGGAAATGATCGTTCATCGTCGATCGCAAGATGGCGTAGAGCCAGGAATCCATTCGCTCCACATCTCGTAGCTGGTTTTTGCGCGTCAGCACCCGAACGCAGAATTCCTGCAAAACATCGTCCGCATCCGCCTTGTTGCCCAAGCGGCGCACCA
It contains:
- a CDS encoding APC family permease, which encodes MKSEYKANSITLAGAIAMGTGVMIGAGIFALTGQIAQLAGPLFPLSFIAGAIVTAFSAYTYVKMSNAYPSVGGIAMILQKAYGPTTIAAGAALLMALSMVINESLVARTFATYLLEGLGVEQTKWLVPTLGVGLIVFAYLINAAGNRSVGLFSIVMAILKVGGIALFGAAGLWAGGISFEAATDGQSAQITGFVASVALSILAFKGFTTITNSGAEVTNPNRNVGRAIVASIGICVIVYLLVAFAVGSSLSLEEIIAAKDYALAEAAGPTLGRTGFYLTVLLAIVATSSGLIASIFAVSRMLAMLTDMKLIPHSHFGMPGAIRDHTLVYTVVIASFLAVFFDLSRIASLGAFFYLVMDIVIHWGVFRHLRQEIGAVGAVLLSAIALDIVVLAAFTALKWKSDPLIVLVSIGMMVAVFAFVGLFLRHRPPQEAQSESHSQM
- the lgt gene encoding prolipoprotein diacylglyceryl transferase, which codes for MLTAVLPFPDIGHEVFSVDFWGFHLALRWYALAYIVGIVIGWRICVRTVRRPALWLDAGPPMKPAQLDDLLTWIILGVILGGRLGYVLFYQPQYYLQNPLEILMVWQGGMSFHGGFLGVTVAGLVFCIRQRASFLGTADLLALAAPPGLLLGRLANFTNNELWGRPTDVPWAVIFPGEAAQACPGVVGLCARHPSQLYEALLEGVVLGILLLVLAWRKGWLKRPGALTGVFLAGYGMSRAFVEFFRQPDMQFVSEDNPIGHALHFGTWGLTMGQALSLPMIFAGLALIWWAFRMQKRDPDQKTTETV
- the petA gene encoding ubiquinol-cytochrome c reductase iron-sulfur subunit encodes the protein MTKSIDHTERRDFLYFATAGAGAVVTGAAIWPLVNQMNPAADVRALLNIRVDISELTPGTQLTVKWRGKPVFIRYRTEEEIAAARSENVADLPDAIARNPNFDGDVAATDEHRAVPGREEYLVMIGVCTHLGCVPLGNGSGDFGGWFCPCHGSHYDTAGRIRKGPAPENLHIPELSLSDDLILVLG
- a CDS encoding c-type cytochrome yields the protein MASGLIFPPMDPTNGRLLFVSKACVVCHSVNGVGGKNAPPLDARFMDQPMNPFDFAARMWRGAESMVMMQRYELGDVINLSGQELADIIAFVHDPEEQTKLSAADIPELIQLLMDHADAEMLGVPHD
- a CDS encoding carbamate kinase — encoded protein: MLVVAALGGNALLKRGQPMTASNQRDNAQVAARALADILHAGHQLVITHGNGPQVGLLALQNPTDDGYPLDVLGAETAGMIGYMIEQELENVLDHDRPVATLLTQVVVDRNDPAFGEPTKFVGPVYDRQQAQTIADANGWTMSQDGAKWRRVVASPAPQEIPDTGVIRLLLDAEVVVICTGGGGIPVIRQDDGSLTGIEAVVDKDASSAVLAKSLGADVFLLLTDVDAVYRDFGTDIATKVKWLRPQDALQFDAPAGSMAPKLAAAATFAASGGLAGIGRLKDAAQIIEGAAGTQVSSRVGGRNR
- the argF gene encoding ornithine carbamoyltransferase, whose translation is MSYNLRNRHFLTLRDFSSEEIAFLLKLSADLKAAKYSGYEVPRLTGKEIALIFEKDSTRTRVGFEVAAHDQGAHVTYLGPSGSHLGKKETVKDTARVLGRVYDAIEYRGFGQPIVETLAQYAGVPVYNGLTDEFHPTQILADFLTMQEHSDKPLKQIAFAFLGDAGNNMGDSLLIGGAKMGMDVRLCAPENLWPTEEIRGEASEIADQTGARLMLTDAVDDATQGVDFIYTDVWVSMGEPKEKWAERIELLKPYQVTKQVMAQTGNPHTKFMHCLPAFHSDETEVGAEIARHFDITAMEVTEEVFEGPASIVFDQAENRLHTIKAVLVATLGN